In Euphorbia lathyris chromosome 10, ddEupLath1.1, whole genome shotgun sequence, the DNA window CATTCTTAtccttttaagggtgaaagttACGAGTTGCAGTTTGCTACTAAATACTTGTTTTTTGGTATGGGAATCATAGAATTGACAATTGATTATGACCTGCTAATTGTAGTGCATAGCAACTAAAATGCATCAACAATCTTAGAATCGTGTTTTCAGTGTGCAGGATTCCCAGCCTAATTCAGACAACTCTTTTTTGAGCGGCATTAAACAACGGTTACTTTCGTTCATTTTTCGAGGAATATGGaatgaagaaataaataaatccaTGGTTTGTTATCTGACTTTACTATCTTGCTTCACATGTTTGGTCTCAAAAATAACTTTTTTGTCATTGAATTGAAAGAATTTGAATAGGAGATTGTGTTTGTTAATGTGAGCTTTCTTTGATTGATTCATAACCCCAATGAAGTTTATGAAGTGGGATAAATATCATATTTATGTGTGGTATGGTATTAGGCCTTTGTTAATTGGGAAGTTATTTGGTTCCCTAtatatgtgaggcaatcctcCCCTTTGAGGTGAGTTAGGCGTTTGTTTACATGGGATCAGAGCCTTGTATTTAGTATTGGGTCACCCATGAAAATTTGCTTCGCGCTCCAAATAGTTTTGTGCGTGAGAGGTGTGTTAAATATCCCACATTACTTAATTAGGGAGCTATATGACTCCTTATATATGTAAGTATATGACTCCTTATATATGTAAGGCAACCCTCCTCTTTTGGGGTGAGTTAGGTTTTTCTGTACAGACAAATTCTAGAAGGAAAAAAAAGTCTAGCAAATGTGAAAGCTACCAGTAGAAGCATTGATATAATTTCTGAAAATATGTTGGTGACCGTGGATAGACTACCACAAAAGATTAGCCACGAAGTACTTTAGTATGTATTCCAATAACCTTTCTATTGTCTGTAGAGGAAATTCTTGTGAGACATGAAATACCATACTCAGATGCATACCAGTgctttaagttttatttttctgGAAAATAAAAGGCTGCATTTCCAAGTACCTACATATAGGGCTCTAAATGAGTCAAGCCGCTGATAAGCGGCTCAACATTCGGATCGATGAAAGTTCGAACATGTTCAGTTTGATTTATAAGCGAGCCGAGTTTAAGCATAGCAAAACTCGGCTCGAAAGTTCGCGAGCAAGCTCacttataggttcatgaacaagctcgattataaGGTTCATGAACAGGCTCGTGAGGGAAATGTAAGGAAATGTAAAATTATGTAGTTTTGTGTGAAACTTTAgttttttaggttttaaaactatgtagttttatgTTAATAAAGAAACTTCAAATGAACAtgattaatgagttgttcgtgAGGGAAGTTCATGAATAGAATTAACAATCTGCTCACGAGCGGCTCACAAACATGATGTTGAACTCAAGCTTGTCAATTTTGTGACAAGCTGAgcatgagcaggccaaagctcgggtTCGGCCCTACGTGTTACCATAGATGTGGTAGGGCATTTCATTTTTCTCTTTACGTTACATGCTTGTCACTTTAAATTTTGAGTTGAGTTCTGGTATTGCAGTGAGAGATATTTGGTTCTTCTAGTTTGGTTATAGTGTGAAAGGTGTGAGTTTTAGTGAGATACTATAAATTTTATGTACATTGTTTCAAATTTGTTTATGAGTTTTTTTACTTCTAAGGTTTGAGAATAGGTTTTTTAGGTAAATTACAATCATGGTCACGAACTTTTCTCATTTTCACAGTATGGCCACTAAACCTCAAGATGTAAAATAAAAGTCATTCAGTTTTACACTTTCTAAcattatgaccactaaacttcaattaacgcCTCAAAATGATTGATGACGACCTCAAAATTGAACTGTCCAAGAATTAAAGATGTTTAGAACCACATTTACCATGGAACccgttttttattttccaaaatcagaATTTCCAAAGCTTTCTGTCTCTAAATATTCACTTTCTCTctgtcagctattaatatgaaatggacctttaactattagctcgagcttttagttcaatcggttccttgacatggtatcagagccagtgtgaccaagtggtcctgggttcgattcctggcaaccccatttgttgagttatttgcaggacatggtaatatgggcctgtgttgtcacgcttcaagcccaagtgtgctttcgcgtgtgggggtgtgtcagctattaatatgaagtggacaagtggacctttaactatcagcttgagctttgagctaaatcggttccatgacatggtatcagagccagtgtgaccaagtggtcctgggttcgattcctggcagccccatttgttgagttatttgcaggacatggtaatatgggtctgtgttgtcacgcttcaagcccaagtGTGCTTTCGCGTGTGGGGtgtgtcagctattaatatgaagtggacctttaactatcagctcgagcttttagttcagtCGGTTTCATGACACTCTCCTAGTCAAACAAcgctaaaaaaaatttgaactaaagttgcttagaatatcatcaattcttggaattttttgttttgaggtcagCAACGGTCATTTAAGgcgttaattgaagtttagtgccCATAATGTTAGAAAGTGTAAGATtaagtgacttttatgttaagttttgaattttagtGGCCGTACTGTGAAAATGAATAAATTttaatggccatgggtgtaatttaccctaagtTTTTTCCTTTCATTTGGTTACGAGTTTTATTTGGATCGTGTAAGCTTTGAAGAACTCATTGCAGATTTGGattctttttttctttgttatttttaccattttcatctCCTTTACTCTTAAGTGGTCAATTTCAAACCCAAAAAGAAGTGACTAACAAACATTTTTAAGTTTGGTAAAGACTAGCAGAATGACCATCTCAATGatggaattatatatatatatatagggtaaattacaatcATGGCCCTTGAACTTTGCAATTACCTTCATTATGGCTCCTGAACTTCAAAAATGGACATTATGGACCTTGAACTTACACTTTCCTAACATAATGACTAAGTCAAAAAGACGGATGACGATCTCAAAATGGAGaagtccaagaattaaagttatttagaacCACATTTctcataattattttttattttccagaTCACCATTTTCGGAACTTTCTTTCTCAAAACAACCATTTTCTAACAATAgttaaataacctcaaaaccaaaaaattcaaaaattaaaattgtttcttagaatatcattccCATTAGCTCCACAATGAAGGGTTACCTAATGTTAATAGAGGTCGATATGTTAGGAAAGTGCAAAGTTTAGGAGCCATAATCTTGGATTTTTAATGAAAGTAAAAACAAAGTTCATGGGCCggaagtgtaatttaccctatatatttatatataaacttCAAATCTGGTATTCAAGTAATGGGACTGATCAATTACTTGAATTAATCTGAAGCTGATATAGTAATCCACTCTTTTATTTATAGGAACTCACTGCTTTTAATACATTGCTTTGCTCCATCAGAGGGTTCAAGGCTTGAAGAAGAAATTCTATTTCCATTTTCAAGATTATGTTGACTTGATTATCTGGAAGGTGAGAtgactattattattattattattattattataaggcttaatgcatatttacacccttaaacCTGACAAGTTTTGCCTATTggcaccctaaacttttaaaataacttatcacacacttatagttggcACATTCGGACCTCTTGCACACAAAATTGTTGATCGGTCATCTTTGACAGATGATGTGGCATGTGTTCTTTTTCTATAGCACACACATGCCACATCATCTGTCAAAGATGACCGATCAACAATTTTGTGTGCAAGAGATCCGAATGTGCctactataggtgtgtgataggtttttaaagccaactatagggGTTTGAtgggtttttaaagccaactataagtgtgtgatgagttattttaaaagttcagggtgctATAGGCAAAACTTGTTTAgtttaagggtgtaaatatgcattaagccttattattatttaatgatGCATTCAGCATGAAGAGAAACTAACTATTTGAGTATAATAACCATTGAATTTGAATAGGTACAATTCTTGGATCGACATCATCTGCTAATCAAGTTTGGTAGCGTAGATGGAGGGGTAAgtcctttttctttcttttcaacACATGGTAAGATGGGTGTGTTGTTCATGTTTCAAGTCCAGTTGGCATTCGCGTGTGaggtgtgtcagatattaatatgaattgagtCTTTAACTACAACTTAAGCTTttggttcaattggttccatgatatggtatcagagcctcttagACCAAGTGGTGGAGGGTTCGATTCTTAGAGGGCATTCGCATGAGGGGGTTGTGTAttagaaattaatataaaagctaTTGTTGggtcttaactatcagcttaagctGGTTTCATCACATGTGTGTGATCTTGCCTAGCTCTTAAATCCCCCAAGGTAGAttatagggataaggtatcaaaatagccTCAAGGTTTTTGCGGAGAGCTAATCTAGTCCTCATGTACAAAACAACGGGTTAATTGCACCAATGGTAATGAACTTTGGACTTAGTTTTGAAAAGGTCAtcgaatttcattttgtttcaataaagtcattgaACTTTCATTTTTATCTCAATGAAGCTATCTCGATTATTTCTAACAGAAAAAAACACCTGAATAGGGAAACGAAAACCATGCTGAAAATGATTGACTTATACGTATAACAAGACAGTCAGATaatagcaaaaaaaataaaaattaaatgtaTTATTTACTTAATTCAAATGCTTGAAACTGTCAcacagtatatatatatatatatatatatatttagctGTCACGTGATACATAGCATATTTCTTTCCAACATGGTCACTATTCCAGTGATTTTTTCTGTCTGAATTGGTTGGAACgactttattaaaataaaaaggtaaagttcaatgactttattgaaacaaaatgaagttcATTTACCTTTTTGTAATTCACCCCAAACTTCAATGCAATTTCAATCCCAACTTTTGTGAAATGGCGCAATTGACACATGAAGCATGATTGTGCTAAATTTGCACTTTTCAGAAAACGTTAAGGCTTGAATCTGCATCTTCTGTTGCTGAAAAAAAAGTCATCTTGCATTAATGAGTCTTGAAATTGTTAGCTCGAGTAAACATTAGGCTTAAGATTCAATACGCCAAGGCTAAATCTGCTTCCCCAATAACTATAGGGTTAAATTTGCAACTTATCTCTAAAATTATTTTGTTTTGCCAAAGAAATTCTAGATAATAGTGATTATATACTTGTTGTTCAGGTGTCAAGAAGTGCTGAACACCATCCTTCATTTTTTGCTGTGTATAACATGGATACAACTGAAATTGTTGCTTTTTACCAGGTATTTATTTTGAGAATTATAATGACTGCTGTATGTTACTCCATCGTTATTTTTTATATGTGGTTTTTTTATTAAGATCAATACAAGATTAATGAGACTATcaaaatgactaatttacccttaatatttcTCATCTAAATCTCTACTTtctaagtaaaaaaaattatttcttaatttttatagCCTAATTAGGATTATTTGCATTAATTGTTAAATCTCTGTTGCTATATAGGATAAGTACCAAAATGGCCTCAAGAAGGAGAGTGTCAATTTAGCCCCAacttacaaaataacaccatttTGGCTCAACGTTTGTGAAATGGTTACCAATTTAGCCCTAGATACGGAACTTAGTACTAAATTAGTACCATTTCACAAATGTTGAGGCATCAAGTTCCGTTAGCAAAAGTTAAATTAGTACCATTTTACAAACGTTGAGACTAAAATGGTATTATTTTTACGTTGGGGCTAAATTGACACTTCCTTAAAAACCTAGAGGtcattttgataccttatctctACTgtaaataagggtaaatttgagaaAATACTATCAAAAGTGCATTAATAATACAAAACCacataaaattgaacaaattgaaaacCTTAAAACGACATGTAATAAATAAAAACCAGAGGGAGTATTATGTTAACTTTTTTCTGTTTCCTAACGTGCTCATTTCTACTTCACACAGAACACGTCAGATGAGCTCTATCTGTTGTTTGAACAGTTTTGTGACCATTTCTATGCTTCGTCAAGAAATTCATTGTACATGAATTTCATATCTTCTCATGCAAACAACATTCATGCTTATGAGCAATTGCAATCGATGAAAAATAAAGCTAGTGGTCTTTCGCAGGTTAAGTCTTGCCGTTCAAACTTTCATTTGGGAATTACATAATAGAATATTATTTCTCTAGTTGTATATGTCTCTCGTATCAAATCTAATTTGTCTATGAACTACTGCAGTTtgtgaaaaagatgttaacttcTCTACCTTTTAGTTGTCAATCACTAAGTCCTTCTCCGTATTTTGACCAATCCCTCTTTCGGTTTGATGAAAAGGTTTGATTCTGAtacttttgtttttcaattaatccttatacttattatttattaaaggCGATTTCTACGTGCAATTTACTTGTTAGAACAAGTTGACGATGACAGGATTAATATAGAAAAACGATATATTCTTATTAACAATGTGTATTACATTATCTATATGTGAAATACATCACAAAATGCAATTTGTTAATAAATGTATTTTGGAATCCATGGAAATGCTCAAACTAGGCTTCAGGTGACACTCTATTGTATGAACACCATTTGTTTAACAAACTATCTTGTAAGCCTTTCATTGTTGCGGGTAAAAACAATAGACTCGTGACAACTACGCTCCACAAAACGTGACCAGTAATGGGAGAGCAAGCAGGGTTAGTGGTGGGCCTCTATTGTTCCGTCGAATAGCATGACTACTTAAGTTTTCATCATTTATGCACTTCGCAATTTAAGCAACATGTTATACTCTCGATGTGTGCATTTTTGGCCAGACCTTTGCTTTTTAGCATATATTTTGTTTGTCGTGCCATCTAAAATCCACCATATATTTGCACTTTTATTGTAGCTCATATCTGCGACGGACCGACATAGGCCTTCAACGGACCATCCCATCAAGTTCATTTCGAGAAGGCAACCTTTTACTCTGAAATTCAAGATGAAGCCAGGTacttcatatttatttatttttatccataATCATTTTGAACTGGAACGATCATAATACTTGTATCAGAATTGCTATGCTTAATTAGGTGTAATGTAGCTTTACAATGAACAAATCAAAATCGTATTTCAGTAGTTCCTTAGTAGTGCTTAGTTTTAGCTCATTCTGGTTGAGTATAAAGCTGGTCGAGTCTTATTTTGTTATGGTTTGACAATTAGGTCCTGAAGCTGGAAGTACAGATGGCCGAAACAAAAAAGTATCGTCCTTTCTATTTCATCCATTTTTGCCACTGGCTCTCTCCATTCAACAAACAATGTTCTTGCAGCCGTCGCTTAATATCCACTTCCGAGGATAATAACCAGTCAAACTCATTATTCGTGTTGTGAAATTTGGTTGGAATTGTGAGCAATGTGAAGTAGGGCTAAGTGTCTATCTTGGAGATACTAGTTTTGATTGAATATCCGAGGAAAAAGATTTAAAATTGTACCGAATTGTTGACTTTTTTTGCCAAAATCTGTCCAATATGGTCAAACAAAGATTCCAAATGCATCATACTGATATAGTTGTAGGCAAAGATTCCAATTTTATGTATCAAAATTGAGCAAAGCAGTGTAATAAATGTTAGATAGATATAGAATTTTAAAGGAGTTTGAGTGTGTTTATAAGGAACAATACaacatgtatgtatgtatgataACTTCTTCTAGCTTCTCCTATTATGGTATCAAACTAGTATGAGTTTTGAGGAGTTGACTTGTGTTTAGGTACAACTCATGAATactcctaaaaaataaaattacgaATAGTAGTTGAGAATGTGGTAACTTCATTTCATATGTCGTACAAATaatattaaacaaaaattggAATTTGATTAAAGGTAATTGGATTAAAGGCTCATATAATCAATGTAGATTAATTTTAGATATTTTAGATTATAAAATTTTTATGCAGTTTCCATTATGTGACCTCTATCTCCTCTTTGGAGATTTGTGGATCCAGTTCTAGAGGGCGAGGATCAGAGATATGCAGCTTGCACCTTTTGTGGTATGAGATTTCGTACATCTAACATTACTCGTTTAAGTTTCATCTGGATTTGGTTCGAGGGAAATGTATAATTGTGTGTAACAATATATCTCATGAAGCTTGGGTAATGGTATGATCATATGTatgtaaaatatattttagattatgttaagtgttttatttgataattaaaGTATAAGATAATCGGATTATCTTAAAACTAATTACAAAATATTTATGGGATAATGGTGAGAGTTTTAAGGGAAAAAACTACTCACTCCCTGATAGGGGttaaaacccctatctttaggtacggtttttaggacggtttagtttagttttccttCAATAAGTGAGCAATTCTCGtatttttatgcatgtgtgTGTTAATCAGATTtcgtatatgttttatttacttttgtagtttGAGGTCGTTTTCTGATCGTTTTTGGGCAAATATTGCCAAATTAGCACGTATGTTAACTTTCAATTGTTTATTATAGCTAAATAATccaccaaaagtcgcaccaaatggagtttttactcaaatcaaGCGATTGGTGGATCAATTTAGCCTCTGAACTAATGCCGTTTGGAGTTTATTTGCGTGTGCAGGTCAAAACATGAACAAGTTCaagcaaaaatcgtgtctcagGGGCCCTCGACAGTCACTCGGAGCATCTGGGCACTTGTCGCTCGCCAAAGCTGGCCATTTTAGGCCAACTCAGCGAGCTGGCACTGCCAGTACGGCGAGGTGGCCCTCAGGGGCTAGCTTGCGCCGAACTGGCTGCTAGAGGCCAACTCGGCGAGCTGGCTCACCTAGCTCAGTGAGCTGGCCCTcaggaatcagtcttttgactgattcccggcccTACGACACCACGACTCGACCCCAACTCTCCCACCTGCAACAGGAAACGAATTCGATTAGATTTGGAACTCAAAccgcaactataaatagaacttttgtcaatgtaaattagatatctttcttttatttgtaaaaCCCTAGCTTTCCCCCTTAAAGAATCATCTCCATCTCTTCCATCTCTTTCatcctccattgaagaacactCAAGCTCCGCTCCttgaggat includes these proteins:
- the LOC136209198 gene encoding light-mediated development protein DET1 — its product is MFRSSNVASRIFERQICTPRPGTNVHSARQFYENLVPSYTIYDVDCPDNSFRKFTDDGQYLISFSRNHQDLIVYRLKWFSYSCKGEDCDLPSRVKRFDSFFTQLYSVTLANSNEVICKDFFLYVESTQFGLFATSTAQFHDMPAIGGAIPGVPSIERITFHLLRLEDGAILDEKVFQNDFVNLAHNMGVFLYDDLLAIVSLRYQTVHILQIRESGNLVDVRAIGAYCREDDELFLNSNTQDSQPNSDNSFLSGIKQRLLSFIFRGIWNEEINKSMRVQGLKKKFYFHFQDYVDLIIWKVQFLDRHHLLIKFGSVDGGVSRSAEHHPSFFAVYNMDTTEIVAFYQNTSDELYLLFEQFCDHFYASSRNSLYMNFISSHANNIHAYEQLQSMKNKASGLSQFVKKMLTSLPFSCQSLSPSPYFDQSLFRFDEKLISATDRHRPSTDHPIKFISRRQPFTLKFKMKPGPEAGSTDGRNKKVSSFLFHPFLPLALSIQQTMFLQPSLNIHFRG